A window from Hemicordylus capensis ecotype Gifberg chromosome 2, rHemCap1.1.pri, whole genome shotgun sequence encodes these proteins:
- the DRD1 gene encoding D(1A) dopamine receptor: protein MSSQIQCYDIASGENMTWNNTTMDGEGLFVKRDSCFRILTGCFLSLLILSTLLGNTLVCAAVIKFRHLRSKVTNFFVISLAVSDLLVAVLVMPWKAVAEIAGFWPFGSFCNIWVAFDIMCSTASILNLCVISVDRYWAISSPFRYERKMTPRAAFIMISVAWTLSVLISFIPVQLNWHKAKTTSFLDLNASFQGVAMDNCDSSLNRMYAISSSLISFYIPVAIMIVTYTRIYRIAQKQIRRISALERAAVHAKNCQTTTGNGNSMDCQQPESSFKMSFKRETKVLKTLSVIMGVFVCCWLPFFILNCMVPFCESSIPSRGAEPFCISSTTFDVFVWFGWANSSLNPIIYAFNADFRKAFSTLLGCYRLCPTSSNAIETVSINNNGGVAFSSQLEPRGSSPKECNLVYLIPHAVICPEDDDILRKEEEGELSKTLEKLSPALSGILDFEADVSLEKINPITQNGQHKT from the coding sequence ATGTCATCACAAATCCAATGCTATGATATTGCCTCAGGAGAAAATATGACTTGGAACAACACCACTATGGACGGGGAAGGGTTGTTTGTGAAAAGGGATTCCTGCTTCCGAATCCTCACCGGCTGCTTTCTCTCCTTGCTGATACTCTCCACGCTGCTAGGGAACACCCTGGTCTGTGCAGCTGTCATTAAGTTCCGCCATCTGAGGTCCAAGGTCACCAACTTCTTTGTGATTTCCCTGGCGGTCTCGGACCTTTTAGTAGCAGTCTTGGTAATGCCTTGGAAAGCTGTTGCAGAGATAGCTGGATTCTGGCCTTTTGGATCATTCTGTAACATCTGGGTCGCATTTGATATCATGTGTTCTACAGCCTCCATCTTAAATCTGTGTGTCATTAGTGTGGACAGATATTGGGCCATCTCCAGTCCATTTAGATATGAGAGGAAAATGACTCCCAGAGCAGCTTTTATCATGATCAGCGTGGCATGGACTTTGTCTGTGCTGATTTCTTTCATCCCAGTGCAACTGAACTGGCACAAGGCTAAAACCACAAGTTTCTTAGACCTGAATGCCAGTTTCCAAGGTGTAGCCATGGACAACTGTGATTCCAGTTTAAATAGGATGTACGCCATCTCTTCTTCCCTCATTAGCTTTTACATCCCAGTGGCCATCATGATAGTAACCTATACAAGGATATACCGGATTGCTCAAAAACAAATAAGACGCATTTCAGCTTTGGAAAGGGCAGCGGTGCATGCGAAGAACTGCCAAACCACCACCGGCAATGGAAACAGTATGGATTGCCAGCAGCCAGAAAGTTCCTTCAAAATGTCCTTCAAAAGAGAAACAAAAGTCTTAAAGACGTTGTCAGTGATCATGGGGGTGTTTGTATGCTGCTGGTTACCGTTTTTCATACTGAACTGCATGGTGCCCTTCTGTGAGTCCAGTATACCATCCAGGGGAGCAGAACCTTTTTGTATTAGTTCGACCACATTtgatgtttttgtttggtttggatGGGCCAATTCCTCGCTGAACCCCATCATTTATGCCTTCAATGCAGATTTCCGCAAGGCATTTTCAACTCTCTTGGGATGCTACAGACTCTGTCCCACTTCCAGCAATGCTATAGAGACAGTTAGTATCAACAACAATGGGGGCGTCGCCTTTTCCAGTCAGCTTGAGCCCAGAGGGTCCAGTCCCAAAGAGTGTAATTTGGTTTATCTGATCCCACATGCTGTTATATGCCCAGAAGACGATGACATTCTGAgaaaagaagaggagggggagctatCTAAAACGCTGGAGAAACTGTCTCCAGCTCTATCAGGTATCTTGGATTTCGAAGCTGATGTATCTTTGGAAAAAATCAATCCCATCACTCAAAACGGTCAACATAAAACCTGA